The genomic window GATGCGTACTCTCAGGAGGAACGCTACGAGAAAGTACGGTTCGCGCGTGGGGCGAGCAGTACAGCTATCAAGTCCTCGATAACCGGTTATCAGTCAGTCAATTACACTCTTGATGCAAAAGCTGGTCAGACCATGACTGTCGATCTGAAGACAAATAACACTTCAAACTATTTTAACCTTTACAAACCCGGCAAGGGGCCGGGTGACCAGGCCATGTACATCGGTTCGACTAAAGGCAACAGCTTTTCAGGTAAACTGCCAGCGTCCGGTAAATACACCATTCAGGTGTATCTGATGCGGAATGCCGCTCGCCGAAACGAAACAGCCAATTTCACCCTGAATATCGGTGTGAGCGGAACAACCTCTGTCAGTGACGGAAATGGTACCGCTACAGCTATTGCAGCCGCCGCGCTACTGGGTATTGCCGCACTCTCCCACCATGACGGGCATTATTCCGAAGGCACCCGTTATGATAGCCATCAGGACAAGGCAGAATTCGAAAGGGGGTACCGTGATGGTCTGCACAATGCTTCATCGAATAACTACAATAAAACACAGGCTTACCGTGACGGTTACAAGTCAGGACAGCATGAACGTGATCTTCGCATCGGTCACAATCGGCGTAACGAATGGGAGAAAAACCGACATGCCGCTGATGGCCGGATCAAAAGAAGTGCACTTCACGAAGCCGAAAAGTTCTGGGGGCTTCGGCGTGGAAGCGCAACCCCGGTAAGCTCGAGTTTCAACGAAAAGAACCGTCGTTATCGTGTCAAGGTAGCCGCTGGATATCACAAAGGTGTCTGCGTTCTTGATGAACAAGGCAATGTCATCCAGTTCATTGACAAGGAAAACTGATACTGCATACCCCTATTTTTTCTTGCCAATCCCGAACTCATAGTGTCGTTGGTGCTATCCGCCCTGCTGTGTGTTCGGGGAACGGGGCTTTCAGTGATCAGCAAAATTCTTCCCTGCTTTATACTTCCCTACCCTCCTGTTTACGGCGAATGCTCTCTTGTCTTCATGACGTCAAATGTCTTAAGTCAGAAAAAAAATGAAACCTTTCTATGCTTTCATGCATAGAAACTATAAAAGAGCCAATGACAGGAATCGATCGAGACATCACACAGAGATTTCATGACGGAGACTTGAAGGCTCTTGAAGAAATTATTGAGAATTACCAGGGTTCTGTATTCGGGATTGGTCTCAAGCTTATGGGTACAGTTGAAGATGCAAAGGATTACAGTCAGGATGTGTTTGTACATGCGTATGAAAAACGACAGAAGTATGATCCCGATAGGCCCTTTGAACCCTGGTTTTATAAACTTGCCTTGAATCTTGGTAGGCAGCGTTTAAGAAAGAGGCGTGAAGTGCCGAGGAGTGAATCCATGCCGGTAGAAATGGTCGAAGAAACAGCTGAACGGAGTTTTATTCAGGGCGAGAGACAGGATCTGGTCCGGCATGCGCTACAAAAATTGAAGCCAAAGTATCGTGAGTGTCTTGCATTACGCTTTGAAGCCGATATGCAGCTTCATGAGATTGCACAAACGTTGGGTATTTCACTTGGAACAGTGAAAACCCGTTTACGAAGAGGATTGATGGCTTTTAAAGAAGCCTATGTAAAAGTAGGAGGGCTCAATGAAGTGTACTGAGGCAGAACATGTAATTGCAGAGATGGCTCTTGGATTTATTTCCGAAAGCAAGAGAAAAGAGTTGGAGGATCATCTTTCGGTATGTGCTCACTGTCGGCAGGAAGCCGAGCATTATTCTGTTGCAGTGGAAGCACTAAAGGCCGGAGTTTCTGAAAGGATGATCTCTGCGGAAGAGGTTGAAAGTGTTGTTAGTGTTGTTTCTTCGGGTTTGGAGAGAAAAAGCAACCATAACGTTAAGCTGCTGAAGCTTGGAGTGCCGGTTTTGGCGGCAGCGGCAGTTTTTCTTGCCATTGTCATCAGCCCCATGTTTTTTTCGGGTAACGGCAGCGATATGACGCGACTTGAAGTTCTCGAAGCATATGCAGAGGACCTCGAAGCCACCGGTATGGAAAACGACTACAATTACACCATGTATAACACTGAATTCAATTATGAACATTACGGGGTTTCAGATACGGTAAGCGAGTATCTCATTGAGTAAAGAGACCCGGATATTTTTAATCACAACTGTCTGCATATTTTGATAAATCTGAAAAAAAGGAGGGAAACGGTGTTTCAACTTAGGAAAAGACTATTCACGGCAGTTCTTGTTGCTATTGTTTTACCATTGTCGGTTGTTCAGGCAAAGCCTTTTGGCGCTGGGCAGGGTTTCGATGCGGGTGGTGGTCCTAAAGGGGGGCCAGGTTTGATGGCTGCCGGACCGCAAGTCATGAATGACTTGAATCTGTCTGCCGAGCAGATTGACCTGCTCGAGAAGAAAAAGGTTGAGAAGCGAAAAACCATGATAAACCTGCATTCGCAGCTACAGTTGTTGCAGGTTGATCTTGCGGAAGCAGCTAACCGTAAAAATCCCGATATGAAGTCAATAGACGCTATGTCAAGAAAAGTCGGGAATATTCATGGACAAATGACGGCCGAACGGATAAAGTCGATTGTTTACCTGCGAAGTATTTTGAACGATGATCAAAGAAAGATTATGGATGCTCATCGTTTGGAATTCGGCATGATGCGGGGAATGAAAACGGGAGGTAAAAGACGATAGATCGGAAACGGTGTAAACCCCATTCGATTTTACGATCGAATGGGGTTTTTTTTAGCCGTTATGACCGGGAATTTCTTCGAGGCCGGTTACGCAGATATTCAGATCTTGCAAAATTCCGTCTTCAATACCGTATATCCATCCATGAACGGACAGTTTCTGACCTGATTTCCATGCGTTTCGAACAGTAGTCGTGTTGCAGACGTTGATTACCTGTTCGATAACGTTAAGCTCACACATCTTGTCCAGCTTTTCGTTCTTATCGTCGATAGCATCTATTTCTTCGCTGTGTGTTCGATAGACGTCCCGAATATGCTCGAGCCAGTTGTCGATCAGTCCGTGTTCCCTGCTTTCCAAGGCAGCCTTGACTCCTCCACATCCGTAGTGTCCACAAACTATGATATGCTTTATCTTCAGCACTTCAACTGCGTACTGAATAACAGAGAGACAATTCAGATCCGAAGGAACCACCACATTGGCAATATTGCGATGCACGAAGATTTCTCCTGGCAGCATGCCTACAATCTGGTTTGAGGGGACACGGCTATCCGAACAGCCTATCCATAAATATTCCGGACTTTGCTGTTTGGATAGCTTCAAAAAAAAATCAGGATCTGATTCTTTGACTTTTTCCGCCCATTCCTTGTTTTGTTCGAAAAGATTTTTCAGAACTCTCATAGTATGTATGGCTTGATAATGTTTTTTATCATAAGGTGCACAAAACTTTCCCTGAAAAGTACGGAAAAACGGCGGTATCTTTTATATATTCTGATTTTTAAAGAGGATCGGCAACGTATGTTTTGATATGAAGATTCTGAAAAAACCGGAATGGTTGAAGGTACGGCTTTCAGGAACTGAGCATTTTGCTACAACGAAAAAGCTGATCGGAGAGTACGGGCTCAATACGGTCTGCCGATCGGCTATGTGCCCGAATCTGCAGGAATGCTGGTCGTCAGGTACGGCAACGTTTCTGTTGTTGGGGGACGTCTGTACGAGGAGTTGTCGTTTTTGTGCGATAACGGCATCAGCAACTCAGCTGCCGTTACCCTCTGACGATGAGCCTCGAAAAATCGCCCATGCAGTCAGGAGGATGCAGCTCAACCATGTTGTTCTGACAAGTGTTACCCGCGACGATCTTTCTGATGGCGGTTCGGCTGCATGGGCGGAAACCATCAAGGCAGTAAGAGGGGAAAATCCGGATGTAACCATCGAATGTCTTATTCCTGATTTTGAGGGAAAATATGAAGATCTTGACAGGGTTATGAGTTTGAAGCCTGATGTCCTGAATCACAATGTAGAAACCGTTCCCGCTCTCTATGATTCGGTAAGGCCACAGGCGGACTATTTTCGATCCCTTGAAGTACTGAGGGTTGCAAAACGAACATATGATCTCAGGACCAAATCGGGGCTGATGGTTGGAATGGGGGAAACGGAACAGCAGGTTAAAAAAGTATTGAATGATCTTGCGGGTATCGGATGCAATCATCTTACCATTGGCCAGTATCTCCAGCCATCTTTACGGCACTTCCCCGTTCGTTCCTATGTTACGCCGGATTGTTTCGAGCGTTACAGGATCTATGCACATGAATTGGGAATACAGCAAGTGCAGTCGGGACCGTATGTCAGGAGTTCCTATCATGCCGCTGAAACTGTGTAAAAAAACAGAGGCTGAATTCTCTTTTTCGGTTTTTTTAAACATTTAAAATAAAATAAGTTATGGAGTGGTCGATTCCGATGAAAATTTTTGCCTACTGGTTCATCGCCATTGTTGTCGGGCTGCTGTTTTTCAGGAAAGAAACCTTCACGTTCAATGCGAATTTCGATACGCGCCGCAAAGTGCTGCTTTCCTTGTCACTTTTGATTGTCGCTTTCAATGCTTTTGTCTATACCAACTCGACCTATGACGGCGGGAGGCCTCTCGACATTGCTTCTGTTCTGCTCTTTACTGTCGGAAACGGTATTGCGGAAACCTTCATGTTCTATGCCGCGTTTGTCATCGGTGAAAAGCTTGTCGGTTTTGCTTCCAAAAATTCCATGGCGCTGTTCATTGGGGGCTTTGTTTTTTTTATGGTTTATAGCGGATTGATTCACGGATTGTTCTGGATTGAATTGTTACCCGAGCATGTCAACCAGGAGAGTCCTCTCAAGCCATTGTTCATGCCTACGCAGATCCTCATCGCTGGAAGCTGGGCGTTGAGCTTTTTCTGGTACCGCGATCTGCCGTCGGTGTTCGTGCTGCATGGTTTGGTGGATTTGACCATGATCTTGAATGTGAAGTTCTCTCTTTTCGGTTAAAAAACCTGTTGCGCATCTCAATAGCTTCGTTGGGCAGTGCTCGGAATCCTCATGTACTTAGTGTACACTCCGGTTCCTCTGCTCTGTCCGCCTTGTTCTTGGAATGCTCACAACGGCTTTTTGGGATGTAGTGTTTGATGGCTCTGTGAAAAGCTTTTTATGCTCCGCGTCAAGCGCAGGGCAGCTCTTAGGCTGCATCACGCTTTTGGCTTTTACTTTTTGAATTTTGACTTCAAGCATATGAGATACTCGGGAACAGTTTTGGTTGCCGGAGCTACCGGACGAACAGGTCAATGGGTCGTGAAACGCCTGAAGCACTATGGTATAGACTATCGCCTTTTCGTGCGTTCTGGCGAAAAAGCTCTTGAAACATTCGGACCGGAGATTGTCGATCGAATCACTATCGGGAGTATAGAAAATGAATATGAGATAGATGCTGCGGTGAAGAGTGCCGATGCAGTGATCTGCGCTATCGGAGGAAATGTTATGGACCCCGATCAACCACCTCCTTCAGTTATCGACAGAGATGGTGTTATACGACTTGCTCATCGATCGAAAAAGCATGGTGTAAGGCAGTTTATTCTTGTCAGTTCTCTGGCGGTTACGAAACCCGATCATCCGCTGAATAAATATGGCAACGTGTTAACCATGAAGCTCGAGGGGGAGAACGAGGTTCGAAGACTTTACGGGGAAAAGGGATATAGCTATACTATTCTAAGGCCAGGCGGTTTGATCGACGAAGACGGGCCTTTAGAGCATTCGATGTTATTCGATACCGGAGATAGAATCGAGACAGGTAAGATCAATCGTAGCGATGTAGCTCAAGCCGCTGTTGAGGCGTTATGGGTTCAGGAGGCCCAAAATCTGACGTTCGAGCTTATCCAGCAGAATGCACTCTCCCAGGATTCGTTTGAGCTTTATTACAAACAGGCTACTCAAAGCCGGTGAATTTGTTCCTCATAGTGGCTCATCTCCTCTTTTCCGGCTGCTGAGATCGAGAATCCTCTCCCTCAACGGACTGCCGACTTTTTTCAAAGTAAGTTGCATTAATGCATGCAGACCCATACCGGCGATCGATCGATAACGGATGTGTGATTTCCTTCCATTTGCCTCTCTGATTTTCGAAACCAGTTTTCGAGCGACTTTTTCCGGTGATTCAGCTATCAAGTCCAGAAATTCTTTCGTTTCAGGAGATGTGTCACGCAAAAGCAGATCGGTTTTTACCAGACCGGGACTCAATTCGTGTATACCGATACCCCTTATTCCCTGTTCATGCAATTCCCGGCAGAGAAAATGACTTACAGCGGCAACACCGAGTTTCGAGGCTTTGTGGGGAATGTTTGATCGGGAAAATTTAGCTCCGGGTGCTGAAAAACCCATATTGAATATGTGATACAACGGTATATCTTCGCTGGGTTGGTTTCTCATTATTTCAGTCGCTATTTTCGACATCAGCATTGAGCCCGCAAGGTTGGTTGTACAAGTTTCCAGAATATCGGAGGCTTCGAGTTGCCAAAGAGGAGCTTTGCGCAGACCCGATGTACCGGCGTTGTTTATCCATCGATCAACCTGACCAAGGCGTGTAATGATGAAAGAGGTGAACAAGTCGAGCTCTTCAGGATTACCGACATCCATGCAAACTCCATAAATCTCACATCCTGGGATCTCGGCTTTGAGTGATTCAACAGCATGTTCGAGGTGCTCGGGGTTCCTTCCGGAGATAATGACGCGATCACCCTTCAAAAGAAATTCTCGCGCAAGTGCATAACCCAACCCTCTGCTGCCACCCGTGACGACGATACCGAGAGCTTCTTGGGACTCTGTGTAGGGTAAGTCCATAGATATAAAAGTAATATTTTTCCATCCGCAAAGGAAAATGCCTGCTCTAGTACTTTTTTGGGTTTGTGCAAAGGGCTTTGTTTTTTAAAGTACTTTATATTTGAACAAAAAAGTATTCATAAAGGCCGGTCACAAAACAATCTTATTTAGTAAGTAATGACTTTTCGAAGAGTCTTAGCCTCAGCTACCCATGAATCAACATCCTGCTGTGAAGGATCACAGGCGATAATGCTTTGCTTTTTGTTGACCTCGAGGATTTTCTCATAAAGGTTGGATGGATTACGATGTGCAAGTTCCGGAACAGTGTCGACCCCAGACGCCTCGAGAAGCGTCGCTGTTTGTACATCGATCCCTCTTACCCTGCACAAATCAGCATAATTAACCAGTGTAAGCACTTCTTTCTTCGACAAATTGCAAATGGACGAGAGTTCTCCCCTACCCTTCGATGTTTTTCCCCGCTCGAGCAAGTCTGTAAAGGTGAAAATGCCTGCGCTTCCGAGTTTGTCGGCAACAACGAATCCGAGCGACTCGAACCCGGCTGTTTCGATTGTGCTGTCAGCAACGGGATCATCTGCTCCGGTTTCCTGTTGTTCACCTTTGCGATGTAATGCTACATGCTGAATATTTTCATCTATAGCCGGGTGTTGAGAACGTTCGGAAAAAGGGAGCATTTTTTTGCAAAAATCAACCATACCGCTTATCTGTTCTTTGAAAGGAATTGATTGGGTAGCCGTATCGATACTGAGTTGCAGGGCCGATCCCATTCCTGAAAACGCTTCATCCAATGCAGCCTGACCACGAACCTCCCCCTTTTGTATCCTGTCTATCACATTGGTAACCCCGGGCACAAATCTTTCAGCTGCAGCCTTACCCATTTCAACACTGTAGCTGAAAAGGGAAAGAGGATTACTTAAAGCCATACGCCGAACCTCTTCAGGACGGGAAAGAATGCGTATTGTCCCATCCCTTTCAATGGTTGCCTGACAAGCCAGCCTCGCTCCATCTTTTATCTGCTTCTCGGATAAAAAAGCTTCTTCGACATCGCTCAAGCCGGAAAGACAATCCCCTCCCTCGAGAACAGTAACATAACATGTCTGACAGATCCCGAGACCGGCACAAACATAACCAACATGAGCCTTGCTTTCCAGCGCCACTTTGGAAAGTTTCTCACCAACTTCTCCCGTGCATGACTTGTCATTGATAAGGATATCCATAACTATTTTTAATTGAATCGGTTATATAAAAAATCAGATCACTGGTTCATCAATATTTATTTGAAATTTAGCAAAATAACGGCAAAAAGCCGGTCGGGATATCGACTAAAGGTCTTCTGTGAAAAGAAAATACAAGAGGCTGCCCTTTTGTGGCAGCCTCCAACCCAATACCAATGCCGATGAAACTTGTAAAGAAACGGACTATACGCTTATGCTTTCAACATTCGTCCTCCGTGACCGTCTGCATCGCCACAAGAACTAATTTCAAGTCAATCTATTATCATGCCTCAGGAAAGAGCGCATTTATGTCCACCCCAATGTTCCTTTCCATTCACAAAGACCTGAGGTTCATTACCGGAGGTTATTGTTTCCGCCTGACGGCGCACAAAATTATCTACTGATAATGGGTAAAAACAGGGATGAGATCGTTTCAGAAAATGGCTTACCAATCTTTCAAAACGATCTCCATCATTGTCAACCTGCTTGAAACAATTTGATCGTATGAACGAATTCAGGACATCTTTACAATGCAATCCATTGGACAAACGTTAATGCAAGCCGGTTCATCATAATATCCATTACAATCAACACACGCCTTTTCATCGATTACAAAGATATCATCACCTGGTGAAATCGCTTGAACCGGACACTCATCGACACAGACGCCACAACAGCCACAACTCTCAAGAATCTTGTACGCCATCAGGTTTTCTCCTTGTTAATGATTGCCAAATCCGTTTCCTGCCCCCAAACCTCTTCCGCGGTTTCTTCCGGGACGCCCGGCGCCACATGCTCCCCGGCCGCCGAAGCCACTACCGGAACGCCTTGCTTGACCAAGCCCAAGAGGACCGGCAGGTTCATCGACATGCTCCCTGTGAATCGCATTACTGCCACATTTCGGACAGGTTTGAGGCCTTCCGGCTCCAAACGGAACCGACCATGTATGTCTGCAGTCCGCACAATAGAACATTCTCTCTTTCATAATAGAACTCCGTTTATAGATGTTTACAAAGCCACAACACAATTATAAGCATATGCCCATAAATATCAAATATAATGATCAACTTTTTTAAAAAATTCCGCTGAACAGGAAAAAAATGGCTTAGGCAAAAAACAATGGAAAAAGGTACTTTGCGCCAATACTCTTTTTTTAAGCACCGCTATACGATGTCACAAGCGGCTTGAGTACGAGGAGATGGGGGGAAGAAAACGGAGTGTACACCGAGTACATGAAGATTCTGAGTACCGATCAACGAAGTAATCATAGTGCGCAGTAAATGAATAGAGGTGCCGTTCAAAAAAAATTCCTATCGAAACAGGGCTACTTTCAGACAGATCGCGCACATGAACAGCAACGAAAAACAGTGGTATTTCTCGGTAGACAGAGGCGGTACTTTTACCGATATCGTCAGTTTCGATCCGGAAGGACGGGCACACACTCACAAACTGCTATCCATATCCGACGCATATGAAGATGCCGGAATTGCAGGAATCAGGACAATCCTGAATCTCTCACCTGAAAACCCTCTCGATCCCAACCTGATAGGGTCGATCCGTATAGGAACAACGGTTGCCACCAATGCCCTCCTCGAAAGAAAGGGTGCACCTGCAGCACTTTGCATAACGAAAGGTTTTGAAGATCTTCTTGCTATCGGCAATGGAACCCGCCCGGAGCTTTTCAATCTCGGAATAGACAAACCCTCACCGATCTACAGTCATGTTTGCGGTATCGAGGAAACAATAGATACCAGTGGCGCTGTCCTCACCGAACTCGATCCTGAAAAAGCGGAAAAATCTCTTCAGGAAATCCGTTCACTTGGTTACGAAAACCTTGCAATAGTGTTGAAACACTCCTGGATAAACCCTTTGCATGAAAAAAAACTGATCGACATAGCCCGACAAAAAGCTGGATTTCGCCATGTTGTCGCATCTCATGAAGTCATGCCGCTCATTAACTTTCTCAAACGCGGACAAACAACCATGATTGAGGCCTACCTCGGCCCGGTTCTCTTCAACTATGCCAACACCCTGAAAAAGCTGGCTGGACCGATAAAAATCGAGTTCATGCAGAGCTCGGGAGGGCTTGTCAGCGCCGACAATCTCCATGCAAAAGACACGATTCTATCGGGACCGGCAGGTGGGGTGACCGGTACAGCGAGACTATCCGAACAACTCGGTGTTGAACAAGTCATAGGATTCGACATGGGAGGAACATCAACCGATGTATCCCGTTACGACGGTGACCTTAACCATGTTTTTGAAAGTTCAGTGGCTGGAGTTCCTTTCTACACCGACATGCTCGATGTGGAGACCGTCGCAGCCGGAGGAGGCTCGATTCTTTCTTTTGACGGAGAACGGCTCCTCGTAGGACCTGAATCCGCCGGTTCCAATCCCGGCCCTGCCTGTTACGGACTCGACGGACCATTAACAGTTACCGATGCCAACCTTCTGCTTGGCAGGATAATCCCGAAATACATCCCCAATGTATTCGGGACAAGCCATGATAAACGCCTCGATAAGGAAAAGACAAAAGAAAAATTCAGGGCTCTTGCCACCACCGTCAGTGCAAAAACCGGCCATACCTACACACCGGAAAAACTCGCTGAAGGCTACCTGAGAATAGCGAATGAAATAATGTGCAGAGCGATGAAGAAAATCTCAATATCGAGAGGCTATGACATCAGGGACCATGCTCTCATGTGTTTTGGAGGAGCGGCCCCCCAGCATGCATGCGACATGGCCAGAATACTCGGCATAAAAACAATCATCGTTCATCCTTTTTCAAGCGTTCTTTCAGCATACGGTATAGCCTTGGCTGACCGGCTTGAACGCACAGTACTGGCTGTCATGGAGGTTTTGACGACCCGATTGCTTCAACGTCTTGAAAAAAAAGCGGAAACCGAGGCCGGAAAACTCGCCGAGAGACTTCGAGATGAAGGAAACAAAGCGGAAATAACAACAAGGCTTTTTTTGGATCTCAGGCCAAAAGGGAGTGATTCCTGGCTTTCCATTCCGGCAGGAACAGGTCGCGAATCCGCTTCTTTCGAAAACATGAAGAATATAGTTTCACGTTTCAAAAAGGAATATTTCAGCAGGTTCGGCTTCAGACCCGATGCCGATACTATCGAGGTGGTGAATATGCGTACCGAAGTTTCCTCAGCCTCTTTTGTACCATCGGCAAACACCCCTTCCCTGCTACCTGATAAACCGGCACCAGCTCATGCGCGCTCTTCATGCATGGTATGGATATCGGGAAAATACAGACGGGTCCCCGTGTTAGACAGAACCTCGCTGAAACCCGGTCATCAGATCGACGGACCCGCCATGATCGTCGATGACCAGCTGACACTTTTCGTTCAGGAAGGTTTCGAAACCACGATCGACGCCATGCATAACCTCATTCTCAGGGATGAAACCCATACCTCTGAGACGATGAATACAAAACAGCAAAACGACAGCGAGAGACCTGATCCGATAATGCTCGAAGTTTTCAACAACCTTTTCATGAACATCGCCGAACAGATGGGCTACACCCTCGCGAACACGGCTCACTCGGTGAACATGAAGGAACGTCTTGATTTTTCATGTGCATTGTTCGACGACAAGGGAAAGCTCATCGCTCACGCTCCGCACATACCGGTGCATTTAGGAGCCATGGAAGCTACGGTTCGGCACATCATAAAAGAAAACCGTGACACCATGAAGAAAGGTGACATGTATCTCGCAAACAACCCCCATCAAGGCGGCTCTCATTTGCCGGATATCACGATAGTCACTCCTGTTTTCTGCGAAGAAAACACACCATCCTATTATCTGGCCAATCGTGGACATCATGCAGATATCGGCGGCATCACTCCCGGATCCATGCCACCCTCGAGCCGAACCATTCAAGATGAAGGCATCGTAGTGGGAACCTTTCTTCTCGTTCGTGAAGGAACATTTCGCGAAAAAGAAGTCCTTGAACTACTTTCATCCGGAGACCACCCGGCAAGAAACCTTTCCGAAAGGCTCTCCGATCTCAAAGCACAGGTAGCCGCCAATAACAAAGGCATGACAGAACTGATGAGAATGAATACTGATTATGGAACCCCAACGGTTCTGCGATACATGTCATTCATCAGAAAAAATGCAAAGCATGCAGTTAACCGGGCTCTCGAAAGGCTTGCCGGCACGACGGGAACATTCGAGTCAACGTTTTCCGACAGCATGGATAACGGTGCCGTGATCGCCGTATCCATTCGTATAACCGCCGCTGCAGAAACGGAACCAAAAATCGTGGTTGACTTTACAGGCACGAGTGCGGAGGATCAAGGGAACATCAACGCCCCTGCCGCAGTTACGACAGCAGCTGTTCTCTACGCACTTCGGTGCCTCATCGAAGAAAATATACCACTGAATGCTGGATGCCTCGAACCCGTTACCATTATCATTCCGGAAGGCTCACTGCTCAATCCTTCTTCTGGTGCGGCTGTTGCTGTCGGCAACGTTGAAACCTCGCAACGGATTGTCGATGTACTGCTCGGAGCTCTTGGAAGAGCCGCTGCATCACAAGGAACCATGAACAACCTTCTGTTCGGAAAACCCGACAACACCGGGAGCCAGTACTACGAAACCATACCCGGAGGCAGCGGTGCTACGGAAGGTCATAACGGTGCATCCGGCGTACAAGTGCACATGACAAACACCAGACTTACCGATCCCGAGATACTCGAACAACGCTTCCCGACAGTTCGCATAACCCGTTTTGCAATGAGAAAGGGTTCAGGCGGAACCGGCAGATGGAACGGAGGCGAGGGTATTGAAAGGGCCCTTCGATTCAACGAACCCATGCATGTCAGCGTCATTTCCGAACGAAGGGTTACGGCTCCGTTCGGTCTTCATAACGGTAGTGA from Prosthecochloris marina includes these protein-coding regions:
- the lipA gene encoding lipoyl synthase is translated as MKILKKPEWLKVRLSGTEHFATTKKLIGEYGLNTVCRSAMCPNLQECWSSGTATFLLLGDVCTRSCRFCAITASATQLPLPSDDEPRKIAHAVRRMQLNHVVLTSVTRDDLSDGGSAAWAETIKAVRGENPDVTIECLIPDFEGKYEDLDRVMSLKPDVLNHNVETVPALYDSVRPQADYFRSLEVLRVAKRTYDLRTKSGLMVGMGETEQQVKKVLNDLAGIGCNHLTIGQYLQPSLRHFPVRSYVTPDCFERYRIYAHELGIQQVQSGPYVRSSYHAAETV
- a CDS encoding ferredoxin; translated protein: MAYKILESCGCCGVCVDECPVQAISPGDDIFVIDEKACVDCNGYYDEPACINVCPMDCIVKMS
- a CDS encoding RNA polymerase sigma factor encodes the protein MTGIDRDITQRFHDGDLKALEEIIENYQGSVFGIGLKLMGTVEDAKDYSQDVFVHAYEKRQKYDPDRPFEPWFYKLALNLGRQRLRKRREVPRSESMPVEMVEETAERSFIQGERQDLVRHALQKLKPKYRECLALRFEADMQLHEIAQTLGISLGTVKTRLRRGLMAFKEAYVKVGGLNEVY
- the can gene encoding carbonate dehydratase gives rise to the protein MRVLKNLFEQNKEWAEKVKESDPDFFLKLSKQQSPEYLWIGCSDSRVPSNQIVGMLPGEIFVHRNIANVVVPSDLNCLSVIQYAVEVLKIKHIIVCGHYGCGGVKAALESREHGLIDNWLEHIRDVYRTHSEEIDAIDDKNEKLDKMCELNVIEQVINVCNTTTVRNAWKSGQKLSVHGWIYGIEDGILQDLNICVTGLEEIPGHNG
- a CDS encoding DUF4332 domain-containing protein, yielding MDILINDKSCTGEVGEKLSKVALESKAHVGYVCAGLGICQTCYVTVLEGGDCLSGLSDVEEAFLSEKQIKDGARLACQATIERDGTIRILSRPEEVRRMALSNPLSLFSYSVEMGKAAAERFVPGVTNVIDRIQKGEVRGQAALDEAFSGMGSALQLSIDTATQSIPFKEQISGMVDFCKKMLPFSERSQHPAIDENIQHVALHRKGEQQETGADDPVADSTIETAGFESLGFVVADKLGSAGIFTFTDLLERGKTSKGRGELSSICNLSKKEVLTLVNYADLCRVRGIDVQTATLLEASGVDTVPELAHRNPSNLYEKILEVNKKQSIIACDPSQQDVDSWVAEAKTLRKVITY
- a CDS encoding SDR family NAD(P)-dependent oxidoreductase, whose protein sequence is MDLPYTESQEALGIVVTGGSRGLGYALAREFLLKGDRVIISGRNPEHLEHAVESLKAEIPGCEIYGVCMDVGNPEELDLFTSFIITRLGQVDRWINNAGTSGLRKAPLWQLEASDILETCTTNLAGSMLMSKIATEIMRNQPSEDIPLYHIFNMGFSAPGAKFSRSNIPHKASKLGVAAVSHFLCRELHEQGIRGIGIHELSPGLVKTDLLLRDTSPETKEFLDLIAESPEKVARKLVSKIREANGRKSHIRYRSIAGMGLHALMQLTLKKVGSPLRERILDLSSRKRGDEPL
- a CDS encoding anti-sigma factor family protein, whose protein sequence is MKCTEAEHVIAEMALGFISESKRKELEDHLSVCAHCRQEAEHYSVAVEALKAGVSERMISAEEVESVVSVVSSGLERKSNHNVKLLKLGVPVLAAAAVFLAIVISPMFFSGNGSDMTRLEVLEAYAEDLEATGMENDYNYTMYNTEFNYEHYGVSDTVSEYLIE
- a CDS encoding Spy/CpxP family protein refolding chaperone, with the translated sequence MFQLRKRLFTAVLVAIVLPLSVVQAKPFGAGQGFDAGGGPKGGPGLMAAGPQVMNDLNLSAEQIDLLEKKKVEKRKTMINLHSQLQLLQVDLAEAANRKNPDMKSIDAMSRKVGNIHGQMTAERIKSIVYLRSILNDDQRKIMDAHRLEFGMMRGMKTGGKRR
- a CDS encoding SDR family oxidoreductase; translation: MRYSGTVLVAGATGRTGQWVVKRLKHYGIDYRLFVRSGEKALETFGPEIVDRITIGSIENEYEIDAAVKSADAVICAIGGNVMDPDQPPPSVIDRDGVIRLAHRSKKHGVRQFILVSSLAVTKPDHPLNKYGNVLTMKLEGENEVRRLYGEKGYSYTILRPGGLIDEDGPLEHSMLFDTGDRIETGKINRSDVAQAAVEALWVQEAQNLTFELIQQNALSQDSFELYYKQATQSR